One Amorphoplanes digitatis genomic window carries:
- a CDS encoding VOC family protein, with protein sequence MAPTFNAVGLVVADMEKALAFYRRLGLDFPPGAEREPHAETELPGGLRLLIDTHETILSFDPDFTPGGGNVSLAFLCAGPAEVDSTHADLVSAGYRSRKEPWDAFWGQRYAVVSDPDGNSVDLFAPK encoded by the coding sequence ATGGCACCTACCTTCAATGCGGTCGGCCTCGTAGTGGCCGACATGGAGAAAGCACTCGCGTTCTATCGCCGGCTGGGGCTGGACTTCCCGCCCGGCGCGGAGCGGGAACCGCACGCCGAGACCGAGCTTCCCGGCGGCCTCCGGCTGCTCATCGACACCCACGAGACGATTCTCTCGTTCGATCCCGACTTCACACCGGGCGGCGGAAACGTATCCCTCGCGTTCCTCTGCGCCGGTCCGGCCGAAGTGGACAGCACCCACGCCGACCTGGTCAGCGCCGGGTACCGGTCCCGGAAGGAGCCGTGGGACGCCTTCTGGGGTCAGCGTTACGCCGTCGTGTCCGACCCGGACGGCAACAGCGTCGACCTCTTCGCACCTAAGTGA
- a CDS encoding helix-turn-helix transcriptional regulator, giving the protein MYAEWAAELPHVIAWRSTMPPGAVKRVLPDGCLDLIWQDGSVFIAGPDTTAQVGVAPAASRLFALRFAAGTGPGVLGVPADELTDRRVPLAQICAPAEVRALAEADDPIAALSGFARRRWRDPDRAMVAVAAGARAGRPVGAIADECGLSARHLQRRCRTAFGYGPKTLARIMRLQTAVGLARSGRPFADVSVVAGYADQAHLSRDVKALAGVPLGELVT; this is encoded by the coding sequence ATGTACGCCGAATGGGCCGCGGAGTTGCCGCACGTCATCGCCTGGCGCAGCACGATGCCGCCCGGCGCCGTCAAGCGCGTCCTCCCCGACGGCTGCCTCGACCTGATCTGGCAGGACGGCTCGGTCTTCATCGCCGGCCCGGACACCACCGCCCAGGTCGGCGTGGCGCCGGCGGCCAGCCGGCTCTTCGCGCTGCGCTTCGCGGCCGGCACCGGCCCCGGCGTGCTCGGCGTCCCCGCCGACGAGCTCACCGACCGGCGGGTCCCGCTCGCCCAGATCTGCGCGCCCGCCGAGGTCAGGGCGCTGGCCGAGGCCGACGACCCGATCGCGGCGCTGTCGGGGTTCGCCCGGCGCCGCTGGCGGGATCCCGACCGGGCGATGGTCGCGGTCGCCGCCGGTGCGCGCGCGGGCCGGCCGGTCGGCGCGATCGCCGACGAGTGCGGCCTCAGCGCCCGCCACCTCCAGCGCCGGTGCCGGACCGCCTTCGGATACGGGCCCAAGACGCTCGCCCGGATCATGCGGCTACAGACGGCGGTCGGCCTGGCCCGGTCCGGCCGGCCGTTCGCCGACGTTTCCGTCGTCGCGGGCTACGCCGACCAGGCACACCTGTCCCGCGACGTGAAGGCGCTGGCCGGCGTGCCGCTCGGCGAGCTGGTCACTTAG
- a CDS encoding DNA polymerase ligase N-terminal domain-containing protein, with protein sequence MTDQLDEYRRRRDARRTPEPVPRARPPRTTGNRFVIQQHHARSLHWDVRLERDGVLVSFAVPRGLPRDRARNHLARHTEDHPLEYLDFAGEIPAGEYGGGKMIIHDRGTFETGKWRDDEIGVTFHGERTSGRYVFFRTGGNDWMVRRMDPPEPGWQSMPEAVEPMLATRAAGLPPDDPDWGYELSWGGRRAALFVSGGRVRVCDAEGTDVTSWYPELRPLGDALAPLEAVLDGEIVAFDGARVSPELLERRKAPRDAAAARRAAERTPAQFLAYDLLWLEGHSTVELVRYAERRELLEGLELAGDNWQTPPYFPGGGAFALEAARAQGLPGVVAKRLDSPYLPGRRSRLWRSIDADHGAHEDPR encoded by the coding sequence ATGACCGACCAGCTGGACGAGTACCGGCGCCGGCGGGACGCCCGGCGCACACCGGAGCCCGTGCCCCGTGCCCGGCCGCCCAGGACCACCGGCAACCGGTTCGTCATCCAGCAGCACCACGCCCGCAGCCTGCACTGGGACGTCCGGCTGGAGCGCGACGGCGTGCTCGTCTCGTTCGCCGTCCCGCGCGGCCTGCCGCGCGATCGGGCCCGCAACCACCTGGCCCGGCACACCGAGGACCACCCGCTCGAATACCTGGACTTCGCGGGCGAGATCCCGGCCGGCGAGTACGGCGGCGGCAAAATGATCATCCACGATCGGGGGACTTTCGAGACCGGCAAGTGGCGCGACGACGAGATCGGCGTGACGTTCCACGGCGAGCGCACCAGCGGGCGGTACGTGTTCTTCCGGACCGGCGGCAACGACTGGATGGTCCGCCGGATGGACCCGCCCGAGCCGGGCTGGCAGAGCATGCCCGAGGCGGTCGAGCCCATGCTCGCGACCCGGGCCGCCGGGCTGCCGCCCGACGATCCGGACTGGGGGTACGAGCTGAGCTGGGGCGGGCGCCGCGCGGCCCTCTTCGTCTCCGGCGGGCGGGTCAGGGTCTGCGACGCCGAGGGTACGGACGTCACGTCGTGGTACCCGGAGCTGCGGCCGCTCGGCGACGCGCTGGCGCCGCTCGAGGCCGTACTGGATGGCGAGATCGTGGCTTTCGACGGCGCCCGAGTCAGCCCTGAGCTGCTGGAACGCCGCAAGGCGCCGCGGGACGCCGCGGCCGCGCGGCGGGCCGCCGAGCGCACGCCGGCGCAGTTCCTCGCCTACGACCTGCTCTGGCTCGAGGGCCATTCCACGGTGGAGCTGGTCCGCTATGCCGAGCGACGGGAGCTGCTGGAGGGGCTCGAGCTGGCCGGCGACAACTGGCAGACGCCGCCCTACTTCCCCGGCGGCGGCGCGTTCGCGCTCGAGGCGGCCCGGGCGCAGGGTCTGCCCGGCGTCGTCGCGAAGCGCCTCGACTCCCCCTACCTTCCGGGCCGCCGCAGCCGGCTCTGGCGCTCGATCGACGCCGATCACGGCGCGCACGAAGATCCTCGATAG
- a CDS encoding MGH1-like glycoside hydrolase domain-containing protein → MSADLWKSATNVLDTNWSHDHMVPSRRLYPHQWSWDAAFIAIGLAYVNPTRAWRDLRSLFEAQWPDGRVPHIVFDPGTAEEDYFPGPGFWDVPAYAGRPARGSTGLVQPPLHAIAAWEVYRRAASHGAECARAAGDQLAWLYPRLVAQQEYLTGRRDAGGDGLASIVHPWESGLDNSPSWDAAMSAVPADLELLTRYTRRDIENADAAHRPTDVDYARYLGLVLNYRAGGYADTGLADRHAFVVECPSFNSILAAAEHALVHIAGVVGADPEVHRRRAERITRAISEHLFDAGTQTFRARDVRTRTLSPARCVNGLVPLLLPGLPAAQAAAIMAEAASPRFGLPERTGLPVPSYDRTAPDFDSLRYWRGPIWINVNWLLRRGMLVHGYHGEAEDLRTAMVRLVHGSGHFEYFHPVTGEGIGAPAFSWTAALSLDLLADRSVPAYARAA, encoded by the coding sequence ATGTCTGCTGATCTCTGGAAGTCCGCCACCAACGTCCTGGACACCAACTGGTCACACGACCATATGGTTCCGTCCCGCCGCCTCTACCCGCATCAGTGGAGCTGGGACGCCGCGTTCATCGCGATCGGGCTCGCCTACGTGAACCCCACCCGCGCCTGGCGCGACCTGCGCAGCCTCTTCGAGGCGCAGTGGCCCGACGGCCGGGTGCCGCACATCGTCTTCGACCCCGGCACCGCCGAGGAGGACTACTTCCCCGGTCCGGGCTTCTGGGACGTCCCCGCGTACGCCGGGCGCCCCGCCCGTGGCAGCACCGGGCTGGTGCAGCCGCCGCTGCACGCGATCGCCGCGTGGGAGGTCTACCGCCGGGCCGCCTCGCACGGCGCCGAGTGCGCCCGCGCCGCCGGCGACCAGCTCGCCTGGCTGTACCCCCGCCTCGTCGCACAGCAGGAGTACCTGACCGGTCGCCGCGACGCCGGCGGCGACGGGCTGGCCAGCATCGTGCACCCGTGGGAATCGGGGCTCGACAACAGCCCCTCCTGGGACGCGGCGATGTCGGCCGTGCCCGCCGACCTGGAGCTGCTCACCCGGTACACCCGCCGGGACATCGAGAACGCGGACGCGGCGCACCGGCCGACCGACGTCGATTACGCGCGGTACCTGGGGCTGGTCCTCAACTACCGCGCCGGCGGCTACGCGGACACCGGCCTGGCGGACCGCCACGCGTTCGTGGTCGAGTGCCCGTCGTTCAACTCGATCCTCGCGGCAGCCGAGCACGCCCTGGTGCACATCGCCGGCGTCGTCGGCGCGGATCCCGAGGTGCACCGCAGGCGCGCCGAGCGGATCACCAGGGCGATCTCCGAGCACCTGTTCGACGCCGGCACGCAGACGTTCCGGGCCCGTGACGTGCGCACCCGTACGCTCAGCCCGGCCCGGTGTGTCAACGGCCTGGTGCCGCTGCTGCTGCCCGGGCTGCCCGCCGCGCAGGCGGCCGCGATCATGGCCGAGGCGGCGTCGCCGCGCTTCGGCCTGCCGGAGCGGACCGGCCTACCGGTGCCGAGCTACGACCGGACCGCACCGGACTTCGACTCGCTGCGGTACTGGCGCGGGCCGATCTGGATCAACGTCAACTGGCTGCTGCGCCGCGGCATGCTCGTGCACGGCTACCACGGCGAGGCCGAGGACCTGCGGACCGCCATGGTCCGCCTGGTGCACGGTTCCGGGCATTTCGAGTACTTCCACCCGGTCACCGGCGAGGGCATCGGCGCCCCGGCGTTCAGCTGGACCGCCGCCCTCTCCCTCGACCTGCTCGCCGACCGCAGCGTGCCCGCCTACGCCCGGGCCGCCTGA
- a CDS encoding MBL fold metallo-hydrolase — translation MRIDHCVTNGTFSLDGEVFDVDNNVWVVGDDDECVVIDAPHDVPAILDLVGDRRVVAIALTHAHDDHVRVAPELARRTGAPLLLHPADEVLWKLVHGGEPMPAPLADGQEITVAGGVLRVLHTPGHSPGAVCLYAPALGCVFTGDTLFNGGPGATGRSFSDRPTIERSIKDRLLTLPPDTVVHTGHGADTTVGAEMF, via the coding sequence ATGCGAATCGACCATTGCGTGACGAACGGGACATTCTCGCTGGACGGCGAGGTGTTCGACGTCGACAACAACGTCTGGGTGGTCGGCGACGACGATGAGTGCGTGGTGATCGACGCCCCGCACGACGTACCGGCGATCCTGGATCTTGTGGGTGACCGCCGGGTCGTCGCGATCGCGCTCACCCACGCGCACGACGACCACGTCCGGGTCGCGCCCGAGCTGGCGCGGCGGACCGGCGCGCCGCTGCTGCTGCACCCGGCGGACGAGGTGCTCTGGAAGCTGGTGCACGGCGGCGAGCCGATGCCGGCGCCGCTCGCCGACGGCCAGGAGATCACCGTGGCCGGCGGCGTGCTCCGGGTGCTGCACACCCCGGGACACAGCCCGGGCGCCGTCTGCCTGTACGCACCCGCGCTGGGCTGCGTCTTCACCGGCGACACGCTGTTCAACGGCGGGCCGGGCGCGACCGGCCGCTCCTTCAGCGACCGCCCGACGATCGAGCGTTCGATCAAGGACCGGCTGCTCACCCTGCCGCCCGATACGGTCGTGCACACCGGGCACGGTGCGGACACGACCGTGGGCGCGGAGATGTTCTGA
- a CDS encoding S-(hydroxymethyl)mycothiol dehydrogenase translates to MSQRVNGVIARGKGAPVEVATIVVPDPGPGEAVVKIQACGVCHTDLHYREGGINDDFPFLLGHEAAGIVESVGAGVTDVAPGDFVVLNWRAVCGNCRACRRGKPWYCFSTHNATQKMTLEDGTELSPALGIGAFVEKTLVHAGQCTKLDPRARPAAVGLLGCGVMAGIGAAINTGGVTRGDSVAVIGCGGVGDGAVVGAALAGATTIIAIDTDDRKLEWARGFGATHTINARGTDVVEAVRALTDGNGADVVVEAVGRPETYKQAFYARDLAGTVVLVGVPTPEMTIELPLLDVFGRGGALKSSWYGDCLPTRDFPMLTELYLQGRLDLDAFVSEEIRLDQVEDAFAKMHTGGVLRSVVLF, encoded by the coding sequence ATGAGCCAGCGAGTCAACGGAGTCATCGCCCGGGGCAAAGGCGCACCCGTGGAGGTTGCCACCATCGTCGTGCCGGATCCCGGTCCCGGGGAGGCCGTCGTCAAGATCCAGGCGTGCGGGGTCTGCCACACCGACCTGCACTACCGCGAGGGCGGCATCAACGACGACTTCCCGTTCCTGCTCGGCCACGAGGCCGCCGGCATCGTGGAGTCGGTCGGCGCCGGGGTCACCGACGTCGCGCCGGGCGACTTCGTCGTCCTGAACTGGCGTGCGGTCTGCGGCAACTGCCGGGCCTGCCGCCGGGGCAAGCCGTGGTACTGCTTCAGCACACACAACGCGACGCAGAAGATGACGCTCGAGGACGGCACCGAGCTCTCTCCGGCGCTGGGCATCGGCGCGTTCGTGGAGAAGACCCTGGTGCACGCGGGCCAGTGCACCAAGCTCGACCCGCGTGCCCGGCCCGCCGCCGTCGGCCTGCTCGGCTGCGGCGTGATGGCCGGCATCGGCGCGGCGATCAACACCGGCGGTGTCACCCGGGGCGACTCGGTGGCCGTGATCGGCTGCGGCGGGGTCGGCGACGGCGCGGTCGTCGGCGCGGCCCTGGCCGGCGCGACGACGATCATCGCGATCGACACCGACGACCGGAAGCTGGAGTGGGCGCGCGGCTTCGGCGCCACCCACACCATCAACGCCCGCGGCACGGACGTGGTCGAGGCCGTGCGGGCGCTCACCGACGGCAACGGCGCCGACGTGGTGGTCGAGGCTGTCGGCCGGCCCGAGACGTACAAGCAGGCGTTCTACGCCCGCGATCTGGCCGGCACCGTGGTCCTGGTCGGCGTGCCTACCCCGGAGATGACCATCGAGCTGCCGCTGCTTGACGTCTTCGGCCGCGGCGGGGCGCTCAAGAGCAGCTGGTACGGCGACTGCCTGCCGACCCGCGACTTCCCGATGCTGACGGAGCTCTACCTGCAGGGCCGGCTCGACCTGGACGCGTTCGTCTCCGAGGAGATCCGTCTCGACCAGGTCGAGGACGCGTTCGCCAAGATGCACACCGGCGGCGTCCTGCGCTCGGTGGTGCTCTTCTGA
- a CDS encoding MarR family winged helix-turn-helix transcriptional regulator encodes MGEPRWLTDDEQQAWRRFVEVLIKLPASLEGQLQREAGLTHMGYQVLATLSEREDRRLPMSHLAGQASASLSRLSHVVARLQEQGWVRRERDPRDGRVQIAVLTDEGLRKVVDSAPGHAEAVRRLVFDRLSPPQVRELGVLCETLLEAPAEPRSI; translated from the coding sequence ATGGGCGAGCCGCGGTGGTTGACCGACGATGAACAGCAGGCCTGGCGCCGCTTCGTCGAGGTCCTCATCAAGCTCCCGGCGTCGCTCGAGGGCCAGCTACAGCGCGAGGCGGGCCTGACGCACATGGGCTACCAGGTGCTGGCGACCCTCTCGGAGCGCGAGGACCGCCGCCTGCCGATGAGCCACCTTGCGGGGCAGGCGAGCGCCTCGCTGTCCCGGCTGTCCCACGTGGTGGCCCGGCTCCAGGAGCAGGGCTGGGTCCGCCGCGAGCGGGATCCGCGGGACGGCCGGGTGCAGATCGCGGTACTGACGGACGAGGGCCTCCGGAAGGTGGTCGACTCGGCGCCGGGCCACGCGGAGGCGGTACGCAGGCTGGTGTTCGACAGGCTGAGCCCGCCGCAGGTCCGCGAGCTCGGCGTGCTCTGCGAGACGCTCCTCGAGGCACCCGCCGAGCCGCGGTCCATTTAG
- a CDS encoding cupin domain-containing protein, producing the protein MEHYTIATVAEKSPDFRRVLWTGKHTQLVVMTIPPGGEIGEEVHEVDQILTFVSGVGQAVVSGATRKVVAGDLVVVPAGHKHNFTNEGPNPLVLYTVYGPPEHADGAVHKTKEEADRLEEAGKDEPPAS; encoded by the coding sequence ATGGAGCACTACACGATCGCCACCGTTGCCGAGAAGAGCCCGGACTTCCGCCGCGTGCTGTGGACGGGCAAGCACACCCAGCTCGTGGTCATGACGATCCCGCCGGGCGGCGAGATCGGCGAGGAGGTCCACGAGGTGGACCAGATTCTGACCTTCGTGAGCGGCGTCGGCCAAGCCGTCGTCAGCGGCGCGACCCGCAAGGTCGTCGCCGGTGACCTCGTCGTCGTCCCGGCCGGCCACAAGCACAACTTCACGAACGAGGGCCCGAACCCGCTCGTGCTGTACACGGTCTACGGCCCGCCCGAGCACGCCGACGGCGCGGTGCACAAGACCAAGGAAGAGGCCGACCGGCTCGAAGAGGCCGGCAAGGACGAGCCGCCGGCGTCCTGA
- a CDS encoding EAL domain-containing protein, whose product MSPNQGPQLPLPEPRPPADDEAWFTYRADGDEIVWSDGLTALLGRPPTGAGLSRQILARHVHADDHAKALGAVTQAWTAREAVRTTIRLLRPDGGWFDVDCRLEPISEPDGTVHGIRGQLRDVSVRERARREVARLSRRGETVRASVVERDPATGLLTRGRFADELDRAQRRGGGALVVIRIEPDHADGVRADGNADLLQRAARLLESIARPDDLLGRAGPNEIAVLLAGASWVMARRQSDLFVEALRTQSFVLPDAWLRARVWGGLVRFRPDGEAGSHDLLIDADHAWRLAREGDRPLTLVADPVAARDRQGSYRDRVAGALGTDRFTLFAQPILELQTNRVLRHELLLRVLDEAGTPQSPTQVLDAAERLDAIYDIDLWVVERALELAAARGDLSLQINLSGRSVGDPRLTAEVETLIERYGVNPEQLTFEITETALIGNLSEARHFADRIRDLGCQLALDDFGSGYGSFRYLRLFPIDLVKIDGEYVVNLVHNEEDQVLVRALVQVCQAYGIHTVAEFVQDEPTLRMLRELGVDYVQGYLIGRPAPAEELRPASRLRRSKRP is encoded by the coding sequence ATGAGTCCCAACCAGGGCCCCCAGCTGCCGCTTCCCGAGCCGCGCCCGCCCGCGGACGACGAGGCGTGGTTCACCTACCGGGCGGACGGCGATGAGATCGTCTGGTCCGACGGGCTCACGGCGCTGCTCGGCCGGCCACCGACGGGCGCCGGGCTGAGCCGGCAGATCCTCGCCCGGCACGTGCACGCCGACGACCACGCCAAGGCGCTCGGCGCGGTCACCCAGGCCTGGACGGCCCGCGAGGCGGTGCGCACGACGATCCGGCTGCTGCGCCCCGACGGCGGCTGGTTCGACGTGGACTGCCGCCTCGAGCCGATCTCCGAGCCCGACGGCACCGTGCACGGCATCCGCGGCCAGCTGCGCGACGTCTCCGTCCGCGAACGCGCCCGGCGCGAGGTGGCCCGGCTCAGCCGCCGGGGCGAGACCGTGCGGGCGTCCGTGGTCGAGCGCGACCCGGCGACCGGGCTGCTGACCCGTGGCCGCTTCGCCGACGAGCTGGACCGGGCGCAGCGGCGCGGCGGCGGAGCGCTGGTGGTCATCCGGATCGAGCCGGACCACGCCGACGGTGTGCGCGCGGACGGCAACGCCGACCTGCTCCAGCGGGCCGCCCGCCTGCTGGAGAGCATCGCCCGCCCGGACGACCTGCTGGGCCGCGCCGGGCCCAACGAGATCGCCGTGCTGCTTGCCGGCGCCTCGTGGGTGATGGCTCGGCGCCAGTCCGACCTTTTCGTGGAGGCGCTGCGCACGCAGTCCTTCGTGCTGCCCGACGCGTGGCTGCGTGCCCGCGTCTGGGGCGGCCTGGTCCGGTTCCGCCCGGACGGCGAGGCCGGCAGCCACGACCTGCTCATCGACGCCGACCACGCGTGGCGGCTGGCCCGCGAGGGCGACCGGCCGCTGACCCTGGTCGCCGACCCGGTGGCGGCCCGCGACCGGCAGGGTTCCTACCGCGACCGGGTGGCCGGCGCGCTCGGCACCGACCGGTTCACGCTCTTCGCCCAGCCGATCCTCGAGTTGCAGACCAATCGGGTGCTCCGGCACGAGCTGCTGCTGCGGGTGCTGGACGAGGCGGGCACGCCGCAGTCGCCGACCCAGGTGCTCGACGCCGCGGAGCGCCTCGACGCGATCTACGACATCGACCTGTGGGTCGTCGAGCGGGCGCTGGAGCTCGCCGCCGCGCGCGGCGACCTCAGCCTCCAGATCAACCTCTCCGGCCGCTCGGTGGGCGACCCCCGGCTGACCGCCGAGGTGGAGACCCTGATCGAGCGATACGGGGTGAACCCCGAGCAGCTCACGTTTGAGATCACCGAGACGGCGCTGATCGGCAACCTGAGCGAGGCGCGCCACTTCGCGGACCGGATCCGCGACCTGGGCTGCCAGCTCGCCCTTGACGACTTCGGCTCGGGCTACGGGTCCTTCCGCTACCTGCGGCTCTTCCCCATCGACCTCGTCAAGATCGACGGTGAGTACGTGGTCAACCTCGTCCACAACGAGGAGGACCAGGTGCTGGTCCGGGCGCTGGTGCAGGTCTGCCAGGCGTACGGGATCCACACGGTGGCCGAGTTCGTCCAGGACGAGCCGACCCTGCGCATGCTGCGCGAGCTGGGCGTCGACTACGTGCAGGGCTACCTGATCGGCCGGCCGGCACCGGCCGAGGAGCTGCGACCGGCCTCGAGACTGCGGCGTTCAAAGCGCCCCTGA
- a CDS encoding restriction endonuclease, which translates to MQRAQATQDAAEHRARTAAEQQRQLIRRNAELAVAAAQRAASDAARQREQRRLYAEARAAGAAAANADVRARLTDLDLLLLSTLDVDDHIDLDRFKKPVRVPPFDPGRLGRPLPEPRWESFTPPEPRGVGRILGGERSHQQQVAAAKLAFQDARDRWAAAEQRRQRQLAARERQYQENRRRYEAKLISYNAEVDRFAAAVAAADPASVVEYFAMVLGNSVYPDDFPQHFRLAYLPKQRHLLVEYHLPPVEVVPVVKEYRHDRVRDDLTAVPRDEGEIRRRYTEIISMVALRTVHEIVEADRGGLVAEVLFNGIVDTVDRRTGQFVRPCLVSVRTDRDTFAAIKLRRVDPVACLEHLRAGISPRPDQLEGVTPLTDLDAEQDFTGEFNVLADIDERPNLATMPAPEFEQLLRDLFGNMGLEMGEAEPGPRWLATDPRPLFGGQVVIHAVRGAPAGPGDVTELAERVADAGATKGILVALDGYEATAHETVAGRPVELLDGPALLNLLAEHSRVKARIEAVPA; encoded by the coding sequence ATGCAGCGGGCGCAGGCGACTCAGGACGCCGCGGAGCACCGGGCGCGCACCGCGGCGGAGCAGCAGCGTCAGCTGATCCGGCGCAACGCCGAGCTCGCGGTCGCGGCGGCGCAGCGGGCCGCCTCCGACGCGGCGCGCCAGCGCGAGCAGCGCCGGCTGTACGCGGAGGCGCGCGCCGCCGGCGCCGCGGCGGCGAACGCGGACGTGCGGGCGCGGCTGACCGACCTCGACCTGCTGCTGCTGTCCACGCTGGATGTCGACGACCACATCGACCTGGACCGGTTCAAGAAGCCGGTGCGGGTGCCGCCGTTCGATCCGGGCCGGCTGGGGCGGCCGCTGCCCGAGCCCAGGTGGGAGAGCTTCACGCCGCCGGAGCCGCGCGGCGTCGGCCGGATCCTGGGCGGCGAGCGGAGCCACCAGCAGCAGGTCGCCGCGGCGAAGCTGGCCTTCCAGGACGCCCGCGACCGCTGGGCCGCCGCGGAGCAGCGCCGGCAGCGGCAGCTGGCCGCGCGGGAGCGGCAGTACCAGGAGAACCGCCGGCGCTACGAGGCGAAGCTGATCTCGTACAACGCGGAGGTCGACCGCTTCGCGGCCGCGGTGGCGGCCGCCGATCCGGCCTCGGTCGTCGAGTACTTCGCCATGGTGCTGGGCAACTCGGTCTACCCGGACGACTTCCCGCAGCACTTCCGGCTCGCCTACCTGCCGAAGCAGCGGCACCTGCTTGTCGAGTACCACCTGCCGCCGGTCGAGGTGGTCCCGGTGGTGAAGGAGTACCGCCACGACCGGGTCCGCGACGATCTGACGGCGGTGCCGCGCGACGAGGGCGAGATCCGGCGGCGCTACACCGAGATCATCTCGATGGTGGCGCTGCGGACCGTGCACGAGATCGTCGAGGCGGACCGCGGCGGGCTGGTCGCGGAGGTGCTGTTCAACGGCATCGTGGACACCGTCGACCGGCGCACCGGCCAGTTCGTGCGCCCCTGCCTGGTGTCGGTGCGCACCGACCGGGACACGTTCGCCGCGATCAAGCTGCGCCGGGTCGACCCGGTCGCCTGCCTCGAGCACCTGCGGGCCGGGATCTCCCCCCGGCCGGATCAGCTGGAGGGCGTCACGCCCCTGACCGATCTCGACGCCGAACAGGACTTCACCGGCGAGTTCAACGTGCTCGCCGACATCGACGAGCGGCCGAACCTGGCGACCATGCCGGCCCCGGAGTTCGAGCAGCTGCTCCGCGACCTGTTCGGCAACATGGGCCTGGAGATGGGCGAGGCCGAACCGGGCCCGCGCTGGCTGGCCACGGATCCGCGGCCGCTCTTCGGCGGCCAGGTGGTGATTCACGCCGTACGCGGTGCGCCGGCCGGCCCGGGTGACGTGACCGAGCTGGCCGAGCGGGTCGCCGACGCCGGGGCGACCAAGGGGATCCTGGTCGCCCTCGACGGGTACGAGGCGACCGCGCACGAGACGGTCGCCGGCCGGCCGGTGGAGCTGCTGGACGGGCCCGCGCTGCTCAACCTGCTCGCCGAGCACTCACGGGTGAAGGCGCGGATCGAGGCGGTCCCGGCTTAG
- a CDS encoding cupin domain-containing protein has protein sequence MSNVPISLAAALASFDDLWSPRIVTRVNDYDVRVAKVSGEHLWHTHDDTDEFFLVLDGELRIALRDRTVVLHTGDVFTVPRGTEHKPSSPGGAQILMFEPTGTPTVGDRHDEIPDHVDATIGHELSRDRLDPRLHP, from the coding sequence ATGAGCAACGTTCCGATCTCCCTCGCCGCGGCCCTCGCCTCGTTCGACGACCTGTGGAGCCCGCGCATCGTCACCCGCGTCAACGACTACGACGTCCGCGTCGCCAAGGTGTCCGGCGAGCACCTCTGGCACACCCACGACGACACCGACGAGTTCTTCCTGGTCCTCGACGGCGAGCTGCGCATCGCCCTGCGCGACCGCACGGTCGTGCTGCACACCGGTGACGTCTTCACGGTGCCCCGCGGCACCGAGCACAAGCCGTCCTCGCCGGGCGGCGCCCAGATCCTGATGTTCGAGCCGACCGGCACGCCGACCGTCGGCGACCGGCACGACGAGATCCCGGACCACGTGGACGCCACCATCGGCCACGAGCTAAGCCGGGACCGCCTCGATCCGCGCCTTCACCCGTGA